The following are encoded together in the bacterium genome:
- a CDS encoding cob(I)yrinic acid a,c-diamide adenosyltransferase, giving the protein CHLRMLPAAAVRRAVRVAGERGARLVILTGRWAPPGLLRGADLATEMKQVKHPYEKGVKPVHGIDY; this is encoded by the coding sequence CCTGCCACCTGCGCATGCTGCCCGCGGCGGCGGTGCGCCGCGCCGTCCGCGTGGCCGGCGAGCGCGGGGCGCGCCTCGTGATCCTCACCGGCCGCTGGGCGCCGCCGGGGCTGCTGCGCGGGGCCGACCTGGCGACCGAGATGAAGCAGGTGAAACACCCGTACGAGAAGGGCGTCAAACCGGTCCATGGGATCGACTATTAG